Proteins encoded by one window of Synergistaceae bacterium:
- a CDS encoding TldD/PmbA family protein, translated as MKKFPRNSEIEALSSWILDESKKQGVSGADVLYVQGRSTQLSLMDGEVEESLSGTSVGIGIRTIMSDGRQGISYGNSMDRFSVKELLEWSIANCRNSEPEEGISLYSGKLVNDPSLFLEDPRIYDITSEDRMNYCLEMNNHAKSMDKRIISVRSAGWQDGYGSSFYCTTTGLSGWESATRASCGVALLVSDGTSTEMGAYGESSRKLDELDIRYSAAESVRKAISYLGASTIKTGTYSVVLDQETTASLIDIVADLFCAPEIHKGRSMMKGQLGNKVASPCITLIDNGRIAWKSGSSSWDSEGVPTGETLLIENGIASSYLYNLQYAWKDGVQSTGNASRGLSSLPDVDTTNIILKPGTESGEDIISSIKKGLYITEFMGLHTVDSISGNFSIGAKGLMIENGELTHAVSGVTIASNLLDFIKRITVVGSDLKYFGSVATPTVVVEGIVIAGD; from the coding sequence ATGAAAAAATTTCCCAGAAACAGTGAAATAGAGGCACTCTCCTCCTGGATATTGGATGAATCAAAAAAACAGGGTGTCTCAGGTGCTGATGTTCTTTATGTGCAGGGACGTTCTACCCAGCTTTCCTTAATGGATGGAGAGGTAGAAGAATCTCTTTCCGGGACATCCGTAGGAATAGGCATTAGAACTATCATGTCGGATGGCAGGCAGGGGATTTCATATGGAAATTCTATGGATCGTTTTTCTGTCAAAGAACTTCTCGAATGGAGCATTGCGAACTGTCGTAATTCTGAACCGGAAGAGGGGATTTCTCTTTACAGTGGCAAGCTGGTTAACGACCCTTCTCTCTTTCTTGAAGATCCTAGAATATACGACATAACTTCTGAAGATAGAATGAACTACTGCTTAGAGATGAACAATCATGCCAAGTCGATGGATAAAAGGATTATCTCCGTGAGAAGTGCAGGTTGGCAGGACGGATATGGCTCCTCTTTTTACTGTACCACAACAGGACTTTCCGGTTGGGAGAGTGCAACAAGGGCTAGCTGTGGGGTAGCTCTTCTCGTAAGTGATGGAACTTCTACGGAAATGGGTGCTTATGGAGAAAGTTCAAGAAAACTTGATGAACTGGATATAAGATACTCTGCCGCAGAATCAGTTAGAAAAGCCATCTCTTATTTGGGTGCATCCACGATTAAAACGGGGACATATTCCGTTGTTTTGGATCAGGAAACAACCGCATCCTTAATTGACATAGTAGCAGATCTGTTTTGCGCACCTGAAATTCACAAAGGACGCTCTATGATGAAGGGACAGCTCGGCAATAAGGTGGCATCACCTTGCATTACACTGATAGATAACGGTAGAATAGCATGGAAGAGCGGCAGTTCCAGCTGGGATTCTGAAGGAGTTCCCACAGGAGAAACTTTATTGATAGAAAATGGTATCGCCTCTTCATATTTATATAACCTTCAATATGCATGGAAAGATGGGGTACAATCTACGGGAAATGCCAGTAGAGGTCTCTCCTCTCTGCCTGATGTAGACACTACAAATATAATTTTAAAACCAGGAACAGAGAGCGGAGAGGACATTATATCAAGTATTAAAAAGGGTCTTTACATTACGGAATTTATGGGACTTCATACAGTAGACAGCATAAGCGGCAATTTTTCTATCGGGGCAAAAGGCCTTATGATAGAGAACGGCGAACTCACTCATGCCGTTAGCGGAGTTACCATAGCATCAAATTTATTGGACTTTATAAAAAGGATTACAGTTGTAGGATCAGATTTAAAATATTTCGGCTCTGTTGCGACGCCGACAGTGGTGGTGGAAGGTATTGTTATTGCAGGCGACTAA